One Streptomyces lincolnensis genomic region harbors:
- a CDS encoding sensor histidine kinase, translating to MRWALVKVCLAVTTMVVVAFAIPLGLVIKEMARDRAFSGAEREAAAVAPALSITTDRDQLERVVASAGSDAGMAVHLPAGDDTKAVDLGRQRAADADIATVRRLGRASTTEVSGGSTLLQPVALSSGEIAVVEVFVPESEVTNGVATAWAVLAAVGAALVVGSVAVADRLGVRMVRPARRLVEGAHELGEGRLGARVPEDGPTELRLAAVAFNSMADQVVQLLANERELAADLSHRLRTPLTVLRLNAASLGDGPAAEQTREAVAQLEREVDAIIRTARDARPRTAAAGPGAGCDAAEVVRERMAFWSALAEDEGRKWRMAGADRPVRIPVARADLAAALDALLGNVFRHTAEGTAFAVDLHNGEDAVIVLVSDAGPGIPDPAAAMARGRGSGTTGSTGLGLDIVRRLAESTGGDVRLGSSVLGGTEVRIWIQLDGREHAPARRGHRATMRRRRRGAAMAPPRTPK from the coding sequence ATGAGGTGGGCCCTGGTCAAGGTCTGCCTGGCGGTCACCACCATGGTCGTGGTGGCCTTCGCGATCCCGCTCGGGCTCGTCATCAAGGAGATGGCCAGGGACCGTGCCTTCTCGGGCGCCGAGCGGGAGGCCGCCGCGGTCGCCCCGGCGCTGTCCATCACCACCGACCGCGACCAGCTCGAACGGGTCGTCGCCTCGGCGGGCTCGGACGCCGGGATGGCCGTGCACCTACCGGCCGGCGACGACACGAAGGCCGTGGACCTGGGACGGCAGCGCGCCGCCGACGCGGACATCGCGACCGTGCGCCGGCTCGGCCGGGCCTCCACCACCGAGGTGTCCGGCGGCTCCACCCTGCTCCAGCCGGTCGCGCTGAGCTCCGGCGAGATCGCCGTCGTCGAGGTCTTCGTGCCCGAGTCCGAGGTCACCAACGGCGTCGCCACCGCCTGGGCGGTGCTCGCCGCGGTCGGGGCCGCGCTGGTCGTCGGCTCGGTCGCGGTCGCCGACCGGCTGGGCGTACGGATGGTCCGGCCGGCCCGGCGGCTGGTCGAGGGCGCGCACGAACTGGGAGAGGGGCGGCTGGGCGCGCGGGTGCCCGAGGACGGGCCGACGGAACTGCGGCTGGCGGCGGTCGCGTTCAACTCCATGGCCGACCAGGTCGTACAACTCCTGGCGAACGAACGGGAGTTGGCGGCCGACCTGTCTCACCGGCTGCGCACCCCGCTGACCGTGCTGCGGCTGAACGCGGCCTCGCTCGGGGACGGTCCCGCCGCCGAGCAGACCCGGGAGGCGGTCGCCCAGCTGGAGCGCGAGGTCGACGCGATCATCCGTACCGCCCGGGACGCCAGACCGCGGACCGCCGCGGCCGGACCGGGCGCCGGGTGCGACGCGGCCGAGGTGGTCCGCGAGCGGATGGCGTTCTGGTCGGCGCTGGCCGAGGACGAGGGCCGCAAGTGGCGGATGGCCGGCGCCGACCGCCCGGTGCGCATACCCGTCGCCCGCGCCGACCTGGCCGCCGCCCTCGACGCCCTCCTCGGCAATGTCTTCCGGCACACCGCCGAGGGCACCGCCTTCGCCGTCGACCTGCACAACGGCGAGGACGCGGTCATCGTCCTGGTGTCCGACGCAGGCCCCGGCATCCCCGACCCGGCGGCGGCGATGGCCCGCGGCCGCGGCTCCGGCACCACCGGCTCGACCGGCCTCGGCCTCGACATCGTCCGCCGCCTCGCCGAGTCCACGGGCGGCGACGTCCGCCTCGGCTCCTCCGTCCTCGGCGGCACGGAGGTGCGGATCTGGATCCAGCTGGACGGGCGTGAGCACGCGCCCGCCCGACGAGGACACCGGGCGACCATGCGGCGCCGTCGGCGCGGTGCGGCCATGGCCCCGCCCAGGACACCGAAGTAG
- a CDS encoding spermidine synthase, whose protein sequence is MGKSRSGRRQAAAEAVVEPVDGGLAELMPDRDRARAWTLLVDGAPQSHVDLDDPAYLSFEYQRRLGHVIDLVAPPGRPVQAVHLGGGALTLARYLAATRPRSTQQVVERDAALVQLVRRQLPLDPGARIRVRSVDAREGLTKVPDGWADLVIADVFSGARTPAHLTSTEFLDEVRRALKPGGCYAANLADGPPLAHLRGQIATAAARFQELALIADPTVLRGKRFGNAVLVASDRPLPVAELTRRAASDPHPGRVEHGRQLTDFTGGAVPVTDAAAVASPAPPPSVFR, encoded by the coding sequence ATGGGAAAGTCCAGGAGCGGGCGGCGGCAGGCGGCTGCCGAGGCCGTCGTCGAACCGGTCGACGGCGGGCTCGCCGAGCTGATGCCCGACCGGGACCGGGCCAGGGCCTGGACGCTCCTGGTCGACGGGGCCCCGCAGTCGCACGTGGACCTCGACGACCCGGCGTATCTCTCGTTCGAGTACCAGCGGCGGCTCGGCCATGTCATCGACCTGGTGGCCCCGCCCGGCAGACCCGTGCAGGCCGTGCACCTCGGGGGCGGTGCGCTGACCCTCGCCCGGTACCTCGCCGCGACCCGTCCGCGCTCCACCCAGCAGGTCGTCGAGCGCGACGCGGCACTCGTCCAACTGGTCCGCAGGCAGCTGCCGTTGGACCCGGGTGCCCGGATCCGGGTCCGTTCCGTCGACGCCCGTGAGGGCCTCACCAAGGTGCCCGACGGCTGGGCCGACCTCGTCATAGCCGACGTGTTCAGCGGGGCCCGCACCCCCGCCCACCTCACCTCCACCGAGTTCCTCGACGAGGTCCGCCGGGCGCTGAAGCCGGGCGGCTGCTACGCCGCCAACCTCGCCGACGGCCCGCCGCTGGCCCATCTGCGCGGCCAGATCGCCACCGCGGCGGCCCGCTTCCAGGAGCTTGCGCTCATCGCCGACCCGACCGTCCTGCGGGGCAAGCGCTTCGGCAACGCGGTGCTCGTCGCCTCCGACCGGCCGCTCCCCGTCGCCGAACTCACCCGCCGCGCAGCCTCCGACCCGCACCCGGGCCGCGTCGAACACGGCAGGCAGCTCACCGACTTCACGGGCGGAGCCGTACCCGTGACGGACGCGGCGGCGGTCGCCTCACCGGCCCCGCCCCCGTCCGTCTTCCGGTGA
- a CDS encoding carbohydrate ABC transporter permease, with translation MTTTLTKPPADAESKPPKRSRGLKAARAGGHMHAGPVAYIILGVFTVVSLFPLVWTAIAASRDNQRLAQTPPPFWFGGGLFDKLELAWTDANLGEAFFNTTIVAGVSSLTIVFLSTIAGFAFAKLKFRGRGALMLIVIGTMMVPPQLQVVPLYMMVAELDWTDQLQAVILPSLVSAFGVFFMRQYLLQALPDEIIEAARVDGASSWRVVWHVVFPTARPAMAVLGMLMFVQTWNDFLWPFLVLTQTGSPTVQVAVAGLGSGYTPDQSLIMAGALLGTLPLLIVFAIFGKQIVGGIMQGAVKG, from the coding sequence GTGACGACGACATTGACGAAACCCCCGGCGGACGCGGAGTCCAAGCCTCCGAAGCGTTCGCGCGGGCTGAAGGCGGCACGGGCGGGCGGGCACATGCACGCCGGTCCGGTGGCGTACATCATCCTCGGCGTGTTCACCGTCGTATCGCTGTTCCCGCTGGTGTGGACGGCGATCGCCGCTTCGCGCGACAACCAGCGCCTGGCGCAGACGCCGCCGCCGTTCTGGTTCGGCGGCGGGCTGTTCGACAAGCTCGAACTCGCCTGGACGGACGCCAATCTGGGTGAGGCGTTCTTCAACACCACGATCGTGGCGGGCGTTTCGTCACTGACCATCGTGTTCCTGTCGACGATCGCCGGATTCGCCTTCGCCAAGCTGAAGTTCCGGGGCCGGGGCGCCCTGATGCTGATCGTGATCGGCACCATGATGGTGCCGCCGCAGCTCCAGGTCGTCCCGCTGTACATGATGGTCGCCGAGCTGGACTGGACCGACCAGCTCCAGGCGGTGATCCTGCCGTCGCTGGTGAGCGCGTTCGGTGTGTTCTTCATGCGGCAGTACCTGCTCCAGGCCCTGCCCGACGAGATCATCGAGGCGGCCCGGGTGGACGGCGCGAGCAGTTGGCGCGTGGTGTGGCACGTGGTGTTCCCGACCGCGCGTCCGGCGATGGCCGTCCTCGGCATGCTGATGTTCGTGCAGACCTGGAACGACTTCCTGTGGCCCTTCCTGGTGCTCACCCAGACCGGCAGCCCGACCGTGCAGGTGGCGGTCGCGGGTCTGGGCAGCGGTTACACGCCCGACCAGTCCCTGATCATGGCGGGCGCGCTGCTGGGCACGCTGCCGTTGCTGATCGTCTTCGCGATCTTCGGCAAGCAGATCGTGGGCGGCATCATGCAGGGCGCCGTCAAGGGCTGA
- a CDS encoding GH1 family beta-glucosidase, which translates to MPESESPVTPVTFPPAFLWGAATSAYQIEGAVREDGRTPSIWDTFSHTPGRTAGGEHGDIAVDHYHRYRDDVRMMADLGLNAYRFSISWSRVQPTGRGPAVQRGLDFYRRLVDELLSVGIKPAATLYHWDLPQELEDAGGWPERDTAYRFAEYAQIVGEALGDRVEQWITLNEPWCSAFLGYASGVHAPGRTDPAASLKAAHHLNLAHGLGTTALRSVMPARNSVAVSLNSSVVRPLSPDPADLAAVRKIDDLANGVFHGPILHGAYPQTLFAATELLTDWSYVLDGDLEAINQPLDALGLNYYTPTLVSAADPHADGPRADGHGSSEASPWPGADDVAFHQTPGERTEMGWTIDPTGLHDLIMRYAREAPGLPLYVTENGAAYDDKPDPDGRVHDPERIAYLHGHLRAVRRAIAEGADVRGYFLWSLMDNFEWAYGYGKRFGAVYVDYTTLDRTPKSSAHWYAQAARTGTLPPVHTELPPLATTD; encoded by the coding sequence ATGCCTGAGTCCGAATCGCCGGTGACGCCGGTGACGTTTCCCCCCGCCTTCCTCTGGGGCGCCGCGACCTCCGCCTACCAGATCGAGGGGGCGGTGCGGGAGGACGGCCGTACGCCCTCCATCTGGGACACCTTCAGCCATACGCCGGGCCGGACGGCGGGCGGTGAGCACGGTGACATCGCTGTCGACCACTACCACCGGTACCGCGACGACGTGCGGATGATGGCGGACCTGGGCCTGAACGCGTACCGCTTCTCGATCTCCTGGTCGCGGGTGCAGCCGACCGGGCGGGGCCCGGCGGTCCAGCGCGGCCTGGACTTCTACCGCCGTCTCGTCGACGAGCTGCTGTCCGTGGGGATCAAGCCCGCGGCCACCCTGTACCACTGGGACCTGCCGCAGGAACTGGAGGACGCGGGCGGCTGGCCGGAGCGCGACACGGCGTACCGGTTCGCCGAGTACGCGCAGATCGTCGGGGAGGCGCTCGGCGACCGGGTGGAGCAGTGGATCACGCTCAACGAGCCGTGGTGCAGCGCCTTCCTGGGCTACGCCTCGGGTGTCCACGCGCCCGGCCGTACGGACCCGGCGGCCTCCCTGAAGGCCGCGCACCACCTGAACCTGGCGCACGGTCTGGGCACCACCGCCCTGCGTTCGGTGATGCCGGCCCGCAACTCGGTGGCGGTGAGCCTGAACTCCTCGGTGGTCAGGCCGCTCTCGCCGGACCCGGCGGACCTGGCGGCGGTGCGGAAGATCGACGACCTGGCCAACGGGGTCTTCCACGGTCCGATCCTGCACGGGGCGTACCCGCAGACGCTGTTCGCCGCGACGGAGCTGCTCACGGACTGGTCCTACGTCCTGGACGGCGACCTGGAGGCCATCAACCAGCCGCTGGACGCGCTCGGCCTCAACTACTACACGCCGACGCTCGTCTCGGCGGCGGACCCGCACGCGGACGGCCCGCGCGCCGACGGCCACGGCTCCAGCGAGGCCTCCCCCTGGCCGGGCGCGGACGACGTCGCCTTCCACCAGACGCCGGGCGAGCGCACGGAGATGGGCTGGACGATCGACCCGACGGGCCTTCACGACCTGATCATGCGCTACGCCAGGGAGGCCCCGGGCCTGCCCCTCTACGTCACCGAGAACGGCGCGGCCTACGACGACAAGCCCGACCCCGACGGCCGCGTCCACGACCCGGAGCGGATCGCCTACCTGCACGGCCACCTCAGGGCGGTGCGCCGCGCCATCGCGGAGGGCGCGGACGTCCGCGGCTACTTCCTGTGGTCCCTGATGGACAACTTCGAGTGGGCCTACGGCTACGGCAAGCGGTTCGGCGCGGTCTACGTCGACTACACCACCCTCGACCGCACCCCCAAGTCCAGCGCCCACTGGTACGCCCAGGCGGCCCGCACGGGAACGCTCCCGCCGGTCCACACGGAGCTGCCGCCGCTGGCCACGACCGACTGA
- a CDS encoding carbohydrate ABC transporter permease, whose translation MATRHDTAAAPPVKEGGAAPARPPVEAVPPQEAKRRARLSRRWQRDVRWSPYAFVSPFFLLFAAFGLFPLIYTAWASLHTVELTAPTDMEWAGLKNYARIFDDDFYWNAAKNTLTIGIISTVPQLMMALGIAHILNYRLRASTFYRVAMLAPYATSIASASLLFVLLFGRDYGMINWALSSVGIDHIDWQNEKWPSQFAVSSIVIWRWTGYNALIYLAAMQAIPQDLYESAALDGASRWKQFIHVTLPSLRPTILFTVVVSTIGASQLFGEPLLFNANKGASGGSQHQFQTLGLYMYEQGWVNQHLGRASAIAWTMFLILIVIGIVNYVISRRLRASS comes from the coding sequence ATGGCCACCCGGCACGACACCGCCGCCGCGCCCCCCGTCAAGGAGGGGGGCGCGGCCCCGGCCCGTCCGCCCGTCGAGGCGGTGCCTCCGCAGGAGGCGAAGAGGCGTGCCAGGCTCTCCCGGCGCTGGCAGCGGGACGTGCGCTGGAGCCCGTACGCCTTCGTCTCGCCGTTCTTCCTGCTGTTCGCCGCGTTCGGCCTGTTCCCGCTGATCTACACGGCGTGGGCCTCGCTGCACACCGTGGAACTGACCGCGCCCACCGACATGGAGTGGGCCGGCCTCAAGAACTACGCGCGGATCTTCGACGACGACTTCTACTGGAACGCGGCGAAGAACACCCTGACCATCGGGATCATCTCCACCGTCCCGCAGTTGATGATGGCGCTGGGCATCGCCCACATCCTCAACTACCGGCTGCGCGCCTCGACCTTCTACCGGGTCGCGATGCTCGCGCCGTACGCGACCTCGATCGCCTCGGCCTCCCTGCTCTTCGTGCTGCTCTTCGGCCGCGACTACGGGATGATCAACTGGGCGCTGAGCTCGGTCGGGATCGACCACATCGACTGGCAGAACGAGAAGTGGCCCTCGCAGTTCGCCGTCTCCTCGATCGTGATCTGGCGGTGGACCGGCTACAACGCGCTGATCTATCTGGCCGCGATGCAGGCGATCCCGCAGGATCTGTACGAGTCGGCGGCCCTGGACGGGGCCAGCCGCTGGAAGCAGTTCATCCATGTGACGCTGCCCTCGCTGCGCCCGACGATCCTGTTCACCGTGGTCGTCTCGACCATCGGCGCCTCGCAGCTCTTCGGTGAGCCTCTGCTGTTCAACGCCAACAAGGGCGCGTCCGGCGGTTCCCAGCACCAGTTCCAGACGCTCGGCCTGTACATGTACGAGCAGGGCTGGGTGAACCAGCACCTGGGCCGCGCCTCCGCGATCGCCTGGACGATGTTCCTGATCCTGATCGTGATCGGCATCGTCAACTACGTCATCTCGCGCCGGTTGCGCGCCAGTAGTTAG
- a CDS encoding ABC transporter substrate-binding protein yields MRARTRSARRVVVLAAVASLGTGLLAGCADDGKDEDSSSQGGGGGKTKISLGLFGSFGFEEAGLYAEYEKLNPKIDVQQTVIERNENYYPPLVNHLTTDSGLQDIQGVEVGNINEVANNYADKLVDLSKYGKESDYLPWKWQQATTEGGQTIGLGTDVGPMAICYRKDLFQAAGLPTDREEVAKLWAGDWAKLVETGKRFKSKAPEGTTFMDSPGGLLNAIIASEKERYYNASGDVIYKSNPAVKAAFDLTAEAGEEGLVGNQTQFQPAWDTTIANGKFAAMSCPPWMLGYIESKSKPENAGKWDVAAPPKAGNWGGSFLAVPKSGKNAEEAAKLAAWLTAPEQQAKLFAKRGSFPSAQTAYDLPLVTGAKNKMTGDAPIGQIFAPLAKESPIQVIGPKDQIIQQGLSDNGVALVTQGKSPKEAWDNAVKTIDNNLEK; encoded by the coding sequence ATGCGAGCACGTACCCGATCCGCCCGCAGGGTGGTGGTCCTCGCGGCCGTCGCGTCGCTGGGCACCGGGCTGCTGGCCGGCTGTGCCGACGACGGCAAGGACGAGGACAGTTCGTCCCAGGGCGGTGGCGGCGGCAAGACCAAGATCTCCCTGGGGCTGTTCGGCAGCTTCGGCTTCGAGGAGGCCGGTCTCTACGCCGAGTACGAGAAGCTGAACCCGAAGATCGACGTTCAGCAGACCGTGATCGAGCGGAACGAGAACTACTACCCGCCGCTGGTCAACCACCTCACGACCGACAGTGGCCTCCAGGACATCCAGGGCGTCGAGGTCGGCAACATCAACGAGGTCGCGAACAACTACGCGGACAAGCTGGTGGACCTCTCCAAGTACGGCAAGGAGAGCGACTACCTGCCCTGGAAGTGGCAGCAGGCCACCACCGAGGGCGGTCAGACGATCGGTCTCGGCACCGATGTCGGCCCGATGGCCATCTGCTACCGCAAGGACCTGTTCCAGGCGGCCGGTCTGCCCACCGACCGCGAGGAGGTCGCCAAGCTGTGGGCGGGCGACTGGGCGAAGCTGGTCGAGACCGGCAAGCGGTTCAAGTCGAAGGCCCCCGAGGGCACCACCTTCATGGACTCGCCCGGCGGTCTGCTCAACGCGATCATCGCCAGTGAGAAGGAGCGGTACTACAACGCCTCCGGCGACGTCATCTACAAGTCGAACCCGGCCGTGAAGGCCGCCTTCGACCTGACGGCGGAGGCCGGCGAGGAGGGACTGGTCGGCAACCAGACACAGTTCCAGCCGGCTTGGGACACCACCATCGCCAACGGCAAGTTCGCCGCGATGTCCTGCCCGCCGTGGATGCTCGGCTACATCGAGAGCAAGTCCAAGCCCGAGAACGCCGGCAAGTGGGACGTGGCCGCGCCGCCGAAGGCCGGCAACTGGGGTGGTTCCTTCCTCGCCGTGCCCAAGTCGGGCAAGAACGCCGAGGAGGCCGCGAAGCTCGCCGCCTGGCTGACCGCGCCCGAGCAGCAGGCCAAGCTGTTCGCCAAGCGAGGCAGCTTCCCGAGCGCGCAGACGGCGTACGACCTGCCGCTGGTGACGGGTGCGAAGAACAAGATGACGGGTGACGCCCCGATCGGCCAGATCTTCGCTCCGCTCGCCAAGGAGAGCCCGATCCAGGTGATCGGCCCGAAGGACCAGATCATCCAGCAGGGTCTGTCGGACAACGGTGTGGCGCTGGTGACCCAGGGCAAGTCGCCCAAGGAGGCCTGGGACAACGCCGTGAAGACCATCGACAACAACCTGGAGAAGTGA
- a CDS encoding response regulator transcription factor, which yields MASVLVVEDDQFVRSALIRHLTDASHTVRSVGTALEALREVAHLRFDVVILDLGLPDLDGAEALKMLRGITDVPVIIATARDDETEIVRLLNAGADDYLTKPFSVEHLSARMAAVLRRSRTAVGEAASDSVLRVGGLTVDPLRRQAALDGVRLDLTRREFDLLAFLAGRPGVVVPRRELLAEVWQQSYGDDQTIDVHLSWLRRKLGETAARPRYLHTLRGVGVKLEPPVPDPSGAEPAP from the coding sequence ATGGCAAGTGTGCTCGTGGTCGAGGACGACCAGTTCGTACGCTCGGCGCTCATCCGGCACCTGACCGACGCCTCGCACACCGTGCGCAGCGTCGGGACGGCACTGGAGGCGCTGCGCGAGGTCGCCCACCTCCGTTTCGACGTGGTGATCCTGGACCTCGGTCTGCCCGATCTGGACGGGGCCGAGGCGCTGAAGATGCTGCGCGGCATCACCGACGTGCCCGTCATCATCGCCACCGCCCGCGACGACGAGACGGAGATCGTCCGCCTGCTGAACGCGGGAGCGGACGACTACCTGACCAAGCCCTTCTCCGTCGAGCACCTGTCGGCACGCATGGCGGCCGTCCTGCGCCGGTCCCGCACCGCCGTCGGCGAGGCCGCCTCGGACTCCGTGCTCCGCGTCGGCGGCCTGACCGTGGACCCCCTGCGCCGACAGGCCGCACTGGACGGCGTACGACTGGACCTCACCCGCCGCGAGTTCGACCTGCTCGCCTTCCTGGCCGGCCGCCCCGGTGTCGTCGTCCCGCGCAGAGAGCTGCTCGCCGAGGTGTGGCAGCAGTCCTACGGCGACGACCAGACCATCGACGTCCACCTGTCCTGGCTGCGCCGCAAGCTCGGCGAGACGGCCGCACGGCCCCGCTATCTGCACACGCTGCGCGGTGTCGGCGTGAAGCTGGAGCCGCCCGTGCCGGATCCGTCGGGAGCGGAGCCGGCCCCATGA